From a single Bacteroidia bacterium genomic region:
- a CDS encoding DUF3883 domain-containing protein: MKNELCDIIKSENFLEYKRLENKLWNYDENIGCVLGVLGYVIFLVTLMVKFFPIDDFGDFFLYLIIVHSFAPFPILFYGIFIAIISSTYQKVYKFLRNRTTTFKRFKELESTCKPLEIALKRQIESYIKNESSELLQRTKDPLFRESSKATFIENYSFLKEVYGKIGYVPDLFLFLEKSKSIIKGFYVEETNDNKFDLEKENQILNQIKSSKNSLRKKPNKILTPIHRARKQIIKNAQKITKRKNLQMKERRIRIQPQKINWEELNRHKNNIGLVGEELVLLNEKNKLIELEMYEYLLKLEHVSKTKGDGLGYDIISFDEEENQIFIEVKATTNNLLSDIFFTSNELRQMDELGEYYYLYRVYGLDLESKTCEIEIFKGADTVKEYFEFYTESVRAKIKKDKKPGKNNV; the protein is encoded by the coding sequence ATGAAAAATGAACTATGTGATATTATCAAATCAGAAAACTTTTTAGAATATAAAAGGTTAGAAAATAAGTTGTGGAATTACGATGAAAATATAGGATGTGTTTTAGGGGTTTTGGGGTATGTTATTTTTCTGGTAACTTTAATGGTTAAATTTTTTCCTATAGATGATTTTGGAGACTTTTTTTTATATTTAATAATTGTTCATTCCTTTGCTCCTTTCCCAATTTTGTTTTACGGAATTTTCATAGCAATAATCTCATCAACTTATCAAAAAGTTTACAAGTTTCTCAGAAATAGAACTACAACTTTTAAAAGATTCAAGGAGTTAGAATCGACATGTAAGCCGCTCGAAATAGCCTTGAAAAGGCAAATCGAAAGCTATATTAAAAATGAAAGTAGCGAATTATTGCAAAGAACTAAAGATCCATTATTTAGAGAGTCTTCAAAAGCAACATTTATCGAGAACTATTCATTTCTAAAAGAAGTCTATGGGAAGATAGGATACGTTCCTGACTTGTTTCTTTTTTTAGAAAAAAGTAAATCAATAATTAAGGGGTTTTATGTAGAAGAAACTAATGATAATAAATTTGACTTGGAAAAAGAAAATCAAATACTTAATCAAATTAAATCCAGCAAAAACTCTCTTAGAAAGAAACCTAATAAAATTCTTACTCCAATTCATAGAGCAAGAAAGCAAATTATAAAAAATGCCCAAAAGATAACTAAGAGAAAGAATTTGCAAATGAAAGAAAGAAGGATTAGGATTCAACCACAAAAAATAAACTGGGAGGAACTAAATAGACATAAAAATAATATTGGGTTAGTAGGGGAAGAATTGGTCTTGCTAAATGAAAAGAATAAATTAATAGAATTAGAAATGTATGAATATTTACTGAAATTAGAACATGTTTCCAAGACCAAAGGTGATGGGTTAGGATATGATATTATTTCATTTGATGAAGAAGAGAATCAAATTTTCATTGAAGTGAAGGCAACAACTAATAATTTGCTTAGTGATATATTTTTCACAAGCAATGAATTACGACAAATGGATGAATTAGGAGAATATTATTACTTGTATAGAGTTTATGGTTTAGACCTTGAATCCAAAACATGTGAAATTGAAATCTTTAAAGGTGCCGATACCGTCAAAGAATATTTTGAATTTTACACAGAATCGGTTCGAGCAAAAATTAAAAAAGACAAGAAGCCAGGGAAGAACAATGTGTAA